One window of the Verrucomicrobium sp. genome contains the following:
- a CDS encoding GspE/PulE family protein yields the protein MIAHSAAEAAKTAASGNGHSAVDELVRRGVVSDVEILRFLASDAGMEMQETVGPVSEAALAMVPKADAIRHGVVPVDFQNGVLRLAVSNPYDFETIEALQQRLSVEVSCVAVPKRRIEEAIAQHYGGTASSAVTVEDIPQMEAVGEGDAPIIQMVNEIILEAHRLRASDIHLEPLEKRLRLRYRIDGVLQEMKDPPKKLQASLVSRLKIMSRMSIAERRLPQDGRIEIQGGGRRVDLRVSTIPTPHGESVVMRILDKSSLTLGLPELGFLSDDQAVMERLLGMADGIFLVTGPTGSGKTTTLYGCLHHLNKPDRKIITVEDPVEYQLSGINQVPVNEEVGMTFAAALRAMLRQAPNIIMVGEIRDMETASIAINASLTGHLVFSTLHTNDAPGAVTRLVDIGIKPFLVSSSVRAIMAQRLVRRICGNCREPYTPSEAEIRALNLTASQMEGANFSRGRGCEKCRGTGYKGRAGIFEIFQIDDEIRTMINDRQPLTAIRARARAQGMRTLREDGIRKVLVGMTTADEVISTTLGDKA from the coding sequence GTGATTGCCCATTCCGCGGCCGAGGCCGCCAAGACCGCCGCTTCCGGCAACGGCCATAGCGCTGTCGACGAGCTGGTCCGGCGCGGGGTCGTTTCCGATGTCGAGATCCTCCGCTTCCTGGCCTCCGACGCCGGGATGGAGATGCAGGAGACCGTCGGCCCGGTCTCGGAAGCCGCCCTGGCGATGGTGCCCAAGGCCGACGCGATCCGCCATGGCGTGGTCCCGGTCGACTTCCAGAACGGCGTCCTGCGGCTGGCGGTCAGCAATCCATACGACTTTGAGACGATCGAGGCGCTCCAGCAGCGGCTGAGCGTCGAGGTCTCCTGCGTGGCGGTGCCCAAGCGCCGGATCGAGGAGGCCATCGCGCAGCATTACGGCGGCACCGCCTCCTCCGCCGTGACGGTGGAGGACATTCCCCAAATGGAAGCCGTGGGAGAGGGGGACGCCCCCATTATCCAGATGGTCAACGAGATCATCCTGGAGGCCCACCGCCTGCGGGCCAGCGACATTCACCTGGAGCCCCTGGAAAAGCGCCTGCGCCTTCGTTACCGGATCGACGGCGTTCTCCAGGAGATGAAGGACCCGCCGAAGAAGCTCCAAGCCTCCCTGGTCAGCCGCCTGAAGATCATGTCCCGCATGAGCATCGCCGAGCGGCGGCTGCCACAGGACGGCCGCATCGAGATCCAAGGCGGGGGGCGAAGGGTCGACCTGCGCGTCTCGACGATCCCGACGCCCCACGGGGAGTCGGTGGTCATGCGTATTTTGGACAAGAGCAGCCTGACGCTGGGCCTGCCGGAACTGGGCTTCCTCTCCGACGACCAGGCCGTGATGGAGCGCCTCCTGGGCATGGCCGACGGCATCTTCCTGGTCACCGGCCCCACCGGCTCCGGAAAGACGACGACTCTCTACGGCTGCCTCCACCACCTGAACAAGCCGGACCGGAAGATCATCACGGTGGAAGACCCGGTGGAATACCAGCTTTCCGGCATCAACCAGGTGCCGGTGAACGAGGAGGTGGGAATGACCTTCGCCGCCGCCCTCCGCGCGATGCTCCGCCAGGCGCCGAACATCATCATGGTCGGCGAAATCCGCGACATGGAGACGGCCAGCATCGCCATCAACGCCTCCCTGACCGGCCACCTCGTCTTCAGCACCCTGCACACGAACGACGCGCCCGGGGCGGTGACTCGCCTCGTCGACATCGGCATCAAGCCCTTCCTGGTCTCCTCCTCCGTCCGCGCGATCATGGCCCAGCGCCTCGTCCGCCGCATCTGCGGCAACTGCCGGGAGCCCTACACGCCCAGCGAGGCGGAGATCCGCGCCCTGAACCTTACCGCCTCCCAGATGGAGGGGGCCAACTTCTCCCGCGGGCGCGGCTGCGAGAAATGCCGCGGCACCGGCTACAAGGGCCGCGCGGGCATCTTCGAGATCTTCCAGATCGACGACGAGATCCGCACCATGATCAACGACCGCCAGCCCCTGACCGCCATCCGCGCCCGGGCGCGGGCCCAGGGTATGCGGACCCTGCGGGAAGACGGCATCCGCAAGGTCCTCGTCGGCATGACGACGGCGGACGAGGTCATCTCCACCACCCTGGGGGACAAGGCGTGA
- a CDS encoding GspE/PulE family protein → MNPLAYLSLFKHRGYLDDGQVSLLLAEQKTGGRPIADLVADFGILPKDDQYRVLAEELGMQIVDLNACVFTPELLAAVPADAVRLYGALPVYQDASYLYVALLNPLDGQAIENLRFATGREVQGVVAPPEAVEELIRRYYGSVSAEATGGEVDELVAGLGNLAGASGDKLALEGASAAPIIKFVNTVLSQAIKARASDIHFEPFENEFKIRYRVDGALYEMAPPPKSLAIPIASRIKVMSNLNIAERRVPQDGRIQTVLGGRDVDLRVSTLPTQFGESVVLRVLDRSSVNLDLEALSMPPALFQYICQTIEKPNGIFIVTGPTGSGKTTTLYSCLRRINTIDSKILTVEDPVEYELEGIMQVAAQEAIGLTFGRALRAFLRQDPDRIMIGETRDLETAQIAIQASLTGHLVLTTLHTNDAPGAITRLIDMGVEPFLISSALEGVLAQRLVRRICPDCRTPYEPSEAVLEQLGLTPYEIAGKSFYYGRGCEKCHQTGYRGRKGIYELLDVTEPIRELITQRAPSVVIRQKAIELGMATLRADGLRNIFDGETTLEEVLRYT, encoded by the coding sequence GTGAACCCGCTGGCCTACCTCTCCCTCTTCAAGCACCGGGGCTACCTGGACGACGGGCAGGTCTCCCTTCTTTTGGCCGAGCAGAAGACCGGCGGCCGCCCCATCGCCGACCTGGTGGCCGACTTCGGCATCCTGCCGAAGGACGACCAATACCGCGTCCTGGCGGAGGAGCTGGGGATGCAGATCGTCGACCTCAACGCCTGCGTCTTCACCCCGGAGCTGCTCGCTGCCGTCCCAGCGGACGCCGTCCGCCTCTACGGCGCGCTGCCGGTCTATCAGGACGCCAGCTACCTCTACGTCGCCCTGCTCAATCCCCTGGACGGCCAGGCGATCGAGAACCTCCGCTTCGCCACCGGGCGGGAGGTGCAGGGCGTCGTCGCGCCGCCGGAGGCGGTGGAAGAGCTGATCCGCCGCTACTACGGCAGCGTGTCGGCGGAGGCCACGGGCGGGGAGGTGGACGAGCTGGTCGCCGGGCTGGGCAATCTGGCGGGAGCCTCCGGGGACAAGCTGGCGCTGGAGGGCGCCTCCGCCGCGCCGATCATCAAGTTCGTCAACACCGTCCTCTCCCAGGCCATCAAGGCGCGGGCCAGCGACATCCACTTCGAGCCGTTCGAGAACGAGTTCAAGATCCGTTACCGCGTCGACGGCGCGCTCTACGAGATGGCCCCGCCGCCGAAGAGCCTGGCCATCCCCATCGCCTCCCGCATCAAGGTGATGTCCAACCTGAACATCGCCGAGCGGCGCGTGCCGCAGGATGGCCGCATCCAGACGGTGCTGGGCGGCCGCGACGTCGACCTGCGCGTCTCCACGCTGCCCACCCAGTTCGGGGAGAGCGTGGTGCTCCGCGTCCTGGATCGCTCCTCCGTGAATCTGGACCTGGAGGCCCTGAGCATGCCCCCGGCCCTCTTCCAATACATCTGCCAGACCATCGAGAAGCCCAACGGCATCTTCATCGTCACCGGCCCCACCGGCTCCGGCAAGACGACGACCCTTTACTCCTGCCTGCGCCGGATCAACACCATCGACTCGAAGATCCTGACCGTGGAGGACCCGGTCGAATACGAGCTGGAGGGGATCATGCAGGTGGCGGCGCAGGAGGCCATCGGCCTCACCTTCGGCCGGGCGCTGCGCGCCTTCCTCCGCCAGGACCCGGACCGCATCATGATCGGCGAAACGCGCGACCTGGAAACGGCGCAGATCGCCATCCAGGCCTCCCTGACCGGCCACCTGGTCCTCACCACCCTGCACACGAACGACGCCCCCGGCGCCATCACCCGCCTCATCGACATGGGGGTGGAGCCCTTCCTCATCTCCTCCGCGCTGGAGGGGGTGCTGGCCCAGCGCCTCGTCCGCCGCATCTGCCCCGATTGCCGGACGCCCTACGAGCCTTCGGAGGCCGTGCTGGAGCAGCTCGGCCTGACCCCCTACGAGATCGCGGGGAAGAGCTTCTACTACGGCCGCGGATGCGAGAAGTGCCACCAGACCGGTTACCGGGGCCGAAAGGGCATCTACGAGCTGCTCGACGTCACCGAGCCGATCCGCGAGCTGATCACCCAGAGGGCCCCCTCCGTCGTCATTCGCCAGAAGGCGATCGAGTTGGGCATGGCGACCCTGCGCGCCGACGGCCTGCGCAATATCTTCGACGGGGAGACGACCCTCGAAGAGGTCTTGCGCTACACCTGA
- a CDS encoding type II secretion system F family protein has translation MPNFSYTAVNPDGQQVDGLIEAADQNAAAVQIKQMGYFPTRVVPAAEGAASGQAEPKAKRRKQGGKVKSKVLTVFTRQLATLIGASLPLLRALKTLIRQEQNPVLKETLVSLADQVEGGSTFSEALAQHPNVFSKLYVNMVKAGELGGVPEVVLARLAEFQEKSERIKGRIASAMVYPLIVLFMAMVILVFLLIFIVPRFEQIFKDMFGGKPLPWLTQAVIDISRLVQDHILLLLVLVAAAVAGIRIFIRTPKGAVLMDKVKLRAPLIGPLITKTAISRVTRTLGTLISSGVQILPALNITKETAENSIVSAAMEKVHESVKEGETVGAPLEASGIFPPVVVSMVQVGEEVGRLPEMLIKVSDVYEEEIDRSIAALTSLLEPIMIVFLALVVGTIVIALFLPLISIIQNLSNQA, from the coding sequence ATGCCGAATTTCTCCTACACCGCGGTCAATCCGGACGGCCAGCAGGTTGACGGCCTGATCGAGGCCGCCGACCAGAACGCCGCGGCGGTCCAGATCAAGCAGATGGGCTACTTCCCCACCCGCGTGGTCCCGGCGGCGGAAGGGGCCGCGTCCGGCCAGGCGGAGCCCAAGGCCAAGCGCCGGAAACAGGGCGGGAAGGTGAAGTCGAAGGTCCTGACCGTCTTCACCCGCCAGCTGGCCACCCTGATCGGCGCCAGCCTGCCGCTCCTGCGCGCGCTGAAGACTTTGATCCGCCAGGAGCAGAATCCGGTGCTCAAGGAGACCCTCGTCAGCCTGGCCGACCAGGTGGAGGGCGGCAGCACCTTCTCCGAGGCGCTGGCGCAGCACCCCAACGTCTTCAGCAAGCTCTACGTCAACATGGTGAAGGCGGGCGAGCTGGGCGGCGTGCCGGAGGTTGTCCTGGCCCGTTTGGCCGAGTTCCAGGAGAAATCGGAGCGGATCAAGGGCCGCATCGCCTCCGCGATGGTCTACCCGCTTATCGTCCTTTTCATGGCGATGGTCATCCTGGTCTTCCTCCTCATCTTCATCGTTCCGCGCTTCGAGCAGATCTTCAAAGACATGTTCGGCGGCAAGCCGCTGCCGTGGCTGACCCAGGCCGTCATCGACATTTCCCGCCTGGTCCAGGACCACATCCTTCTGCTGCTGGTCCTGGTGGCGGCGGCGGTCGCCGGCATCCGGATCTTCATCCGCACGCCGAAGGGGGCCGTCCTCATGGACAAGGTGAAGCTGCGCGCGCCCCTCATCGGCCCCCTCATAACCAAGACGGCCATCTCCCGCGTCACCCGCACGCTGGGCACCCTCATCAGCAGCGGCGTGCAGATCCTGCCCGCCCTGAACATCACGAAGGAGACGGCGGAGAACTCCATCGTCAGCGCGGCGATGGAAAAGGTCCATGAGAGCGTGAAGGAGGGCGAGACGGTCGGCGCGCCGCTGGAGGCCTCCGGCATCTTCCCGCCCGTCGTCGTCAGCATGGTCCAGGTGGGCGAGGAGGTCGGCCGCCTGCCGGAAATGCTCATCAAGGTCTCCGACGTTTACGAGGAGGAGATCGACCGTTCCATCGCCGCCCTCACCAGCCTGTTGGAGCCGATCATGATCGTCTTCCTGGCGCTGGTCGTCGGCACCATCGTCATCGCCCTCTTCCTGCCGCTCATCAGCATCATCCAGAACCTGAGCAACCAGGCCTAA
- a CDS encoding L,D-transpeptidase, whose product MAEFQILLERLHYSCGFIDGEDGARTRATLRAFQQGHGLPATGLPDEALWRALRRLAGPSDPFTSHAVTAQDLAHVGPPLRTWTAKSEAESLGYTDLWEYLGARFHAKRAYLRRLNPGPAGLGTVLRVPNLSPSAPAPAVASLRIRLGAHSLDALDASGRVVAHFPCSIAKEKEKRPAGELRIAVLVPHPNYTFDPALFPDAAAQEGITHRLIIPPGPRNPVGVAWIGLSLPTYGIHGTPEPEAIGRTGSHGCFRLTNWNVETLLPMVRIGMKVDVEP is encoded by the coding sequence TTGGCCGAGTTCCAGATCCTGCTGGAGCGGCTCCATTATTCCTGCGGCTTCATCGACGGGGAGGACGGCGCGCGGACGCGGGCGACGCTGCGGGCCTTCCAGCAGGGCCACGGCCTGCCCGCCACCGGGCTGCCGGACGAGGCGCTCTGGCGGGCCCTACGGCGGCTGGCGGGGCCTTCCGATCCCTTCACAAGCCACGCGGTCACCGCGCAGGATCTGGCGCATGTGGGCCCGCCCCTGCGCACCTGGACGGCCAAGAGCGAGGCGGAGAGCCTGGGCTACACCGATCTGTGGGAATATCTGGGCGCCCGTTTCCACGCCAAGCGGGCCTACCTGCGCCGCCTCAATCCCGGTCCGGCGGGACTTGGCACCGTGCTGCGGGTGCCGAATCTGTCCCCGTCGGCCCCGGCGCCCGCCGTGGCTTCCCTGCGGATCCGGCTGGGGGCCCATTCCCTGGACGCGCTCGACGCCTCGGGCCGGGTTGTCGCCCACTTCCCGTGCTCGATCGCCAAGGAAAAGGAAAAGCGCCCCGCCGGGGAGTTGCGGATCGCCGTTCTGGTGCCGCATCCGAACTATACCTTCGACCCCGCGCTTTTCCCCGACGCGGCGGCGCAGGAGGGGATCACGCACCGGCTCATCATCCCTCCCGGCCCGCGCAATCCGGTCGGGGTGGCCTGGATCGGCCTCTCCCTGCCGACCTACGGCATCCACGGCACGCCGGAGCCGGAGGCGATCGGCCGCACCGGCTCGCACGGCTGCTTCCGGCTTACGAACTGGAACGTGGAGACGCTGCTGCCGATGGTCCGCATCGGCATGAAGGTCGACGTGGAGCCTTAG
- a CDS encoding thioredoxin domain-containing protein: MNHLAQETNPYLRQHAENPVEWFPWGPAAFAKAQAENKPIFLSVGYSTCHWCHVMARESFEDAAIAKVLNEHFVSVKVDREERPDVDRVYMAFVQATAGQGGWPMSVWLTPDLKPFYGGTYFPPQDRYGRPGFPTLLQRIAGLWKSDRDTIEKQSGQIIQQLAMSVAAPASAEAFAGDQALDHAFAAFRAQYDAAEGGFGGAPKFPRPAVLHFLFRYGARRHRQEATEMALHTLDKMAAGGIHDHLGGGFHRYSVDALWHVPHFEKMLYDQAQLALAYLEAHQITGKAEYAATTRDILDYVRHHLTSPGGGFYAAEDADSSLEENPAAHAEGAFYVWTLAEIEETLGEDAAFFAAHYGVEKEGNAPPGSDPHGEFPLKNILIERKPPARKDLKRLIACREKLLARREKRPRPHRDEKVLASWNGLMISAFARAGRILHEPAYLAAAGRAADFLFKHLHDEKKGRLLRSWCGGAAAPVEGFADDYAFLVAGLLDLFEADGSARWLDLALQLQETMDALFWDGREGGYFSTSGEDPTVLIRSREDYDGAEPAPGSVAASNLLRLADLLDRPALRERAGKVVAVAAAAIARMPVAVPQLLASAVGLLEAPRHLVIVGKEGAAGTKALWEEANRHYLPQTTLVRIEPGHLPPALQDGFLQALTAADSRATAYYCENLACRLPVHEAKDLAHLLGHG; this comes from the coding sequence ATGAACCACCTCGCCCAGGAAACGAATCCCTACCTCCGCCAGCACGCGGAAAACCCCGTCGAATGGTTTCCCTGGGGCCCCGCGGCCTTCGCCAAGGCCCAGGCGGAGAACAAACCGATCTTCCTCTCCGTCGGCTACTCCACCTGCCACTGGTGCCACGTCATGGCGCGGGAATCGTTCGAGGACGCGGCCATCGCCAAAGTCCTCAACGAGCACTTCGTCTCCGTGAAAGTCGACCGCGAGGAGCGGCCCGACGTCGACCGCGTCTACATGGCCTTCGTCCAGGCCACGGCGGGCCAGGGCGGCTGGCCCATGAGCGTCTGGCTGACGCCGGACCTGAAGCCCTTCTACGGCGGCACCTACTTCCCGCCCCAGGACCGCTACGGGCGGCCCGGCTTCCCCACCCTCCTCCAGCGCATCGCCGGGCTCTGGAAATCGGACCGGGACACCATCGAGAAACAGAGCGGCCAGATCATCCAGCAGCTGGCCATGAGCGTCGCCGCGCCCGCCTCCGCGGAAGCCTTCGCCGGGGACCAGGCCCTTGACCACGCCTTCGCCGCCTTCCGCGCCCAGTATGACGCCGCCGAAGGCGGCTTCGGCGGCGCGCCGAAGTTCCCCCGCCCCGCCGTCCTCCACTTCCTCTTCCGCTATGGCGCGCGCCGCCACCGGCAGGAAGCCACGGAGATGGCCCTGCACACCCTGGATAAAATGGCCGCCGGCGGCATCCACGACCACCTGGGCGGCGGCTTCCACCGCTACTCCGTCGACGCCCTCTGGCACGTCCCCCACTTCGAGAAAATGCTCTACGACCAGGCCCAGCTGGCCCTGGCCTACCTGGAAGCCCACCAAATCACCGGCAAAGCGGAATACGCCGCGACGACCCGCGACATCCTCGACTACGTCCGCCACCACCTCACCTCCCCCGGCGGCGGCTTCTACGCGGCGGAAGACGCCGACAGCTCCCTGGAGGAAAATCCCGCCGCCCACGCGGAGGGAGCCTTCTACGTCTGGACCCTGGCGGAGATCGAGGAAACCCTGGGCGAGGACGCCGCCTTCTTCGCCGCCCATTACGGCGTGGAGAAGGAGGGCAACGCCCCTCCGGGCAGCGACCCCCACGGCGAGTTCCCGCTGAAGAACATCCTCATCGAGCGAAAGCCCCCCGCGCGCAAGGACCTCAAGCGGCTCATCGCCTGCCGGGAAAAGCTCCTGGCCCGGCGGGAAAAACGGCCCCGCCCCCACCGGGACGAGAAGGTCCTGGCCTCCTGGAACGGCCTCATGATCTCCGCCTTCGCCCGCGCCGGGCGGATCCTGCACGAACCCGCCTACCTGGCCGCCGCCGGGCGCGCCGCCGACTTCCTCTTCAAGCACCTCCACGACGAGAAAAAAGGCCGCCTCCTGCGCAGCTGGTGCGGCGGCGCCGCCGCTCCCGTGGAGGGCTTTGCCGACGACTACGCCTTCCTTGTCGCCGGGCTTCTCGACCTCTTCGAGGCCGACGGCTCCGCGCGCTGGCTCGACCTGGCCCTCCAGCTCCAGGAAACGATGGACGCCCTCTTCTGGGACGGGCGGGAGGGCGGCTACTTCTCCACCTCCGGGGAAGATCCCACCGTCCTCATCCGCTCCCGGGAGGATTACGACGGGGCGGAACCCGCTCCCGGCTCCGTCGCCGCCTCCAATTTGCTGCGGCTGGCCGATCTCCTGGACCGGCCCGCGCTGCGCGAGCGGGCCGGGAAAGTCGTCGCCGTCGCCGCGGCGGCCATCGCCCGGATGCCCGTGGCGGTGCCGCAGCTATTGGCCTCCGCCGTCGGCCTCTTGGAAGCGCCGCGCCACCTCGTCATCGTGGGGAAGGAAGGCGCGGCGGGCACCAAGGCCCTGTGGGAGGAAGCCAACCGCCATTACCTCCCCCAAACCACGCTGGTCCGCATCGAGCCCGGCCACCTGCCCCCCGCCCTGCAGGACGGCTTCCTCCAGGCCCTGACCGCCGCCGACAGCCGGGCGACCGCCTATTACTGCGAGAACCTCGCCTGCCGCCTCCCCGTCCATGAGGCGAAGGACCTAGCGCACCTTCTCGGCCACGGCTAA
- a CDS encoding glycosyltransferase family 9 protein, which yields MSGGPQNLLVVRPDRVGDVLISSSCLPVLRARFPEASLTYAARPAMAPLFQDHPDARFLPLPDPGLPFLRRVAVLRGAFRAGGFDCTVFLHPDPAAYLAAWQAGIPRRIGYPETWTGWTLTDRLPNHRPEHARHEALYNFDLLSPLEVPAPKAPRAAIALPEAAKASLNRKTLGRFPRGEYLCLHLGAHSPVARWPATHFLSIAEKLHQQYGLHIVLTGHDRKDPSHLAFQDNAGRLPYVDLAGELNLAETAWLIKGAKALVTRDTGPSHLAAAVGTPVVVLFGRTAPPYGPVRWAPLADADRVRVLTSLAGERRSGEDRDAYWRRSFASITPDAVLHALEDLLYAHHVSPV from the coding sequence GTGAGCGGCGGGCCGCAAAACCTCCTGGTCGTCCGGCCCGACCGCGTCGGCGACGTCCTCATCAGCTCCTCCTGCCTGCCCGTCCTGCGGGCGCGTTTTCCCGAAGCCTCCCTCACCTACGCGGCGCGGCCCGCCATGGCCCCCCTCTTCCAGGACCATCCCGACGCGCGCTTCCTCCCCCTTCCCGATCCCGGCCTGCCATTCCTCCGCCGCGTGGCCGTCCTGCGCGGGGCCTTCCGGGCGGGCGGCTTCGATTGCACCGTCTTCCTCCATCCCGACCCGGCCGCCTACCTCGCCGCCTGGCAGGCCGGCATCCCGCGCCGCATCGGCTACCCGGAAACGTGGACCGGCTGGACCCTGACCGACCGCCTCCCCAACCACCGCCCCGAACACGCCCGGCACGAGGCCCTCTACAACTTCGACCTTCTCTCCCCCCTGGAAGTCCCCGCGCCTAAAGCCCCTCGCGCCGCCATCGCGCTGCCGGAAGCGGCAAAGGCCTCCCTGAACCGCAAGACCCTGGGCCGCTTCCCCCGGGGAGAATATCTCTGCCTCCACCTGGGGGCCCACTCCCCCGTCGCCCGCTGGCCCGCCACCCACTTCCTTTCCATCGCCGAAAAGCTGCACCAGCAATACGGCCTCCACATCGTCCTCACCGGCCACGACCGGAAAGACCCCTCCCACCTCGCCTTCCAGGACAACGCGGGCCGCCTTCCCTACGTCGACCTGGCGGGGGAACTCAACCTGGCTGAAACCGCCTGGCTGATCAAAGGAGCCAAGGCCCTCGTCACCCGGGACACCGGCCCCTCCCACCTGGCCGCCGCCGTCGGCACGCCCGTCGTCGTCCTCTTCGGCCGGACCGCCCCGCCCTACGGCCCCGTCCGCTGGGCCCCCCTGGCCGATGCCGACCGGGTGCGCGTCCTCACCAGCCTGGCCGGGGAGCGCCGCTCCGGAGAGGATCGGGATGCCTACTGGCGCCGCTCCTTCGCCTCCATCACGCCGGACGCCGTCCTCCACGCCCTCGAAGACCTCCTCTACGCCCACCACGTCTCCCCCGTATGA
- a CDS encoding DegT/DnrJ/EryC1/StrS family aminotransferase: protein MSTIPLFTLSRQSPEVTAGLRAAFERVLESGHYIMGPEVEALEKECAAYLGLPAEGVIAVSSGTDALVVALMALDIGPGDEVICPSYTFFATAGSVWRAGAKPVFVDSTPCCFNLDPAQVAAAITPRTKAIIPVHLFGQPADMDPILELARKNNLAVVEDAAQAIGAAYRGKPLGTLGEIGCYSFFPTKNLGALGDGGLVVSRDPKLAARLRKLRVHGMQVKYYHEEVGGNFRLDSLQAAFLRVKLPHLDAAHAARRRHAARYNRHFLESGKAAFPVQACVCQASPADLPAQAPLLLPYACDPSHIYNQYVVRVPGPGRRDALRAHLAQRGIGTEIYYPVPLHLQECFQSLGHQPGSLPWSERFAAETMALPIFPELAETEIDAVAAAILEFLA, encoded by the coding sequence ATGAGCACGATCCCTCTCTTCACCCTCTCCCGCCAAAGCCCGGAAGTCACCGCCGGGCTCCGCGCCGCCTTCGAGCGCGTCCTGGAAAGCGGCCACTACATCATGGGGCCGGAGGTCGAGGCGCTGGAAAAAGAATGCGCCGCCTACCTGGGCCTCCCGGCGGAAGGCGTCATCGCCGTCTCCTCCGGCACCGACGCCCTGGTCGTCGCCCTCATGGCCCTGGACATCGGCCCGGGAGACGAGGTCATCTGCCCCAGCTACACCTTCTTCGCCACGGCGGGCTCCGTCTGGCGCGCGGGGGCCAAGCCCGTCTTCGTCGACAGCACCCCCTGCTGCTTCAACCTGGACCCCGCCCAGGTCGCCGCCGCCATCACCCCCCGGACCAAGGCGATCATCCCCGTCCACCTCTTCGGCCAGCCCGCAGACATGGACCCGATCCTGGAACTGGCCCGGAAGAACAACCTGGCCGTCGTCGAGGACGCCGCCCAGGCCATCGGCGCCGCCTACCGGGGCAAGCCCCTGGGCACCCTGGGAGAGATCGGGTGCTACTCCTTCTTTCCCACCAAGAACCTCGGCGCGCTGGGCGACGGCGGCCTCGTCGTCTCCCGCGACCCGAAGCTGGCCGCCCGCCTGCGGAAACTCCGCGTCCACGGCATGCAGGTGAAATATTACCATGAGGAAGTCGGCGGCAACTTCCGCCTCGACTCCCTCCAGGCCGCCTTCCTCCGCGTGAAACTCCCCCACCTGGACGCCGCCCACGCCGCCCGCCGCCGCCACGCCGCCCGCTACAACCGCCACTTCCTGGAAAGCGGCAAGGCCGCCTTCCCCGTCCAGGCCTGCGTCTGCCAGGCCTCCCCCGCCGACCTCCCGGCCCAGGCCCCGCTCCTCCTCCCCTACGCCTGCGACCCCAGCCACATCTACAACCAATACGTCGTCCGCGTTCCCGGCCCGGGCCGCCGCGACGCCCTGCGCGCCCACCTCGCCCAGCGCGGCATCGGGACGGAGATCTACTACCCCGTCCCCCTCCACCTCCAGGAATGCTTCCAAAGCTTGGGCCACCAGCCCGGCAGCCTGCCCTGGTCGGAACGCTTCGCGGCGGAAACCATGGCGCTGCCCATCTTCCCGGAGCTGGCGGAAACGGAGATCGACGCGGTGGCCGCGGCCATCCTCGAATTCCTCGCGTGA
- a CDS encoding pyridoxine 5'-phosphate synthase encodes MPVLGVNVDHIATLRQARYRDDLKSPLAEPDPVTLARTAEKAGAQGITVHLREDRRHIQEIDVRRLRREAKTSLNLEMAVTPAMVAFALRLRPDEACLVPESREEVTTEGGLDVVGREKAVADAVRKLSKAGVEVSLFIDPQPAQIEAAARVGAPCIELHTGAYANATTPAKVRAALERQKKAAALAKSLGLRVNAGHGLNYKNVPPFLKAVPGLHTLNIGHSIVSRALAVGFGPAVAEMAALLRK; translated from the coding sequence ATGCCGGTTTTAGGCGTAAACGTCGACCATATTGCCACCCTCCGCCAGGCCCGATACCGGGACGACCTGAAGTCCCCCCTGGCCGAGCCCGACCCCGTCACCCTGGCCCGTACGGCCGAAAAGGCGGGGGCCCAGGGCATCACCGTCCACCTGCGGGAAGACCGCCGCCACATCCAGGAAATCGACGTCCGCCGCCTGCGCCGGGAGGCCAAAACCTCCCTGAACCTGGAAATGGCCGTCACCCCGGCCATGGTCGCCTTTGCCCTCCGCCTCCGGCCGGACGAGGCCTGCCTGGTCCCGGAAAGCCGGGAGGAAGTGACCACGGAAGGGGGCCTCGACGTCGTGGGCCGGGAAAAAGCCGTGGCGGACGCCGTGCGGAAACTCTCCAAAGCGGGCGTCGAAGTCAGCCTTTTCATCGACCCCCAGCCCGCCCAGATCGAGGCCGCCGCCCGCGTCGGCGCCCCCTGCATCGAGCTGCACACCGGCGCCTACGCCAACGCCACCACCCCGGCCAAGGTCCGCGCCGCCCTGGAACGCCAAAAGAAAGCCGCCGCGCTGGCCAAAAGCCTGGGCCTGCGGGTCAACGCCGGCCACGGCCTCAACTACAAGAACGTCCCCCCCTTCCTCAAGGCCGTGCCCGGCCTCCACACCCTCAACATCGGCCACTCCATCGTTTCCCGCGCGCTCGCCGTCGGCTTCGGCCCGGCCGTCGCGGAGATGGCCGCCCTCCTTCGCAAATGA